The following are encoded in a window of Syntrophorhabdaceae bacterium genomic DNA:
- a CDS encoding DegQ family serine endoprotease, which yields MERRRVIRAVVVTLVTIALTVGLGYGVSKAVKGTDPAPAVSKSAGGVPVMVPGNFTTLAEKVRPSVVNIQTVKTLKGNGRVFRHFFGNPFGGQNPFEEFFGPRGGNGSPEDFRQKSLGSGFIIDGDGYIATNNHVVEGANEIKVKLADGREFDASVVGRDPKTDLALIRIKGASNLMPINMGNSDELKVGSWVVAIGSPFGLEQTVTAGIVSAKGRIIGSGPYDNFIQTDASINPGNSGGPLINMNGEVIGINTAIVASGQGIGFAIPIDTAKSVIAQLKGSGSVTRGWLGVSIQEITPALASSFGLKDRKGALVADVVKDGPADKAGIAQGDVIVEFDGKEIASSNDLPRIVAATPVGKDVAVKLLRNGTTAGRTVKIARMEDTVAEAAEKVTGGNKVGITVQGITPEVARALQLKNRKGVVVASVEPGSPAEEAGIVRGDVIREVNRAAVKDVESFVRKMEQESQQKNVLFLISRKASNIYVVVKLDKN from the coding sequence ATGGAACGAAGACGGGTAATCAGGGCTGTCGTTGTTACACTGGTGACCATTGCGCTCACGGTGGGGCTTGGCTACGGGGTCTCGAAGGCCGTCAAGGGCACGGATCCAGCACCGGCTGTTTCGAAGAGCGCCGGGGGGGTGCCCGTCATGGTACCCGGCAATTTCACGACGCTTGCTGAGAAGGTTCGGCCCAGCGTGGTGAATATTCAGACCGTCAAGACACTCAAGGGAAACGGACGGGTCTTTCGCCATTTTTTCGGGAATCCCTTTGGCGGACAGAATCCTTTTGAAGAGTTTTTCGGTCCCCGGGGAGGGAACGGCTCCCCCGAGGACTTCCGGCAGAAGAGCCTTGGCTCCGGGTTCATAATCGACGGGGACGGGTATATCGCGACCAATAATCACGTCGTGGAAGGGGCCAACGAGATAAAGGTGAAGCTCGCCGACGGCAGGGAGTTTGATGCAAGCGTCGTCGGCAGAGACCCCAAGACGGACCTTGCCCTCATAAGGATCAAAGGCGCTTCAAACCTGATGCCCATAAACATGGGCAATTCCGACGAACTGAAAGTAGGCAGCTGGGTTGTCGCCATAGGCAGTCCCTTCGGCCTTGAACAGACCGTAACTGCCGGCATCGTCAGCGCAAAAGGAAGGATCATCGGTTCCGGTCCATATGACAACTTCATTCAAACGGATGCCTCCATAAATCCGGGGAACAGCGGTGGCCCTCTCATCAATATGAACGGGGAAGTTATCGGCATCAACACGGCGATCGTCGCTTCAGGACAGGGAATAGGCTTTGCGATTCCCATAGATACAGCCAAAAGCGTGATAGCCCAGTTGAAAGGAAGCGGGAGTGTCACCCGCGGCTGGCTCGGTGTAAGCATTCAGGAGATCACCCCGGCGCTTGCTTCCTCCTTCGGCCTGAAAGACAGGAAGGGAGCCCTTGTTGCCGACGTGGTGAAAGACGGACCTGCCGACAAGGCGGGGATAGCCCAGGGGGATGTGATCGTCGAATTTGACGGGAAAGAGATCGCCAGCTCCAACGATCTCCCGCGGATCGTTGCCGCAACCCCGGTGGGCAAGGATGTGGCGGTAAAACTGCTCCGCAACGGCACAACGGCGGGCAGGACCGTGAAGATAGCACGCATGGAAGACACCGTCGCGGAGGCGGCAGAGAAAGTCACCGGCGGGAACAAGGTGGGGATAACCGTTCAGGGAATCACGCCCGAGGTTGCGAGAGCCCTTCAACTGAAGAATCGGAAAGGCGTGGTGGTCGCTTCCGTTGAACCGGGGAGCCCGGCGGAAGAGGCTGGTATTGTCCGTGGCGATGTGATCCGCGAAGTGAACAGGGCCGCCGTAAAGGATGTGGAGAGCTTTGTTCGGAAGATGGAGCAGGAGAGCCAGCAGAAGAACGTTCTTTTTCTCATCAGCAGAAAGGCGAGCAATATATATGTTGTTGTAAAACTCGACAAGAATTGA
- a CDS encoding lytic transglycosylase domain-containing protein: protein MIRHPGGLTIAAEDGSQARRAMLAFLLFVAFLAYPSARGFCGPAGNHNEGMERLRSEIQAMKDRNPDKYRDFQHALRHIRKMNRRQKEGTSLIVAKALVDHVHWERYRFSSEEHRLNFLSVLMGIVHVESGFNPAAISNRNARGLMQVHWPTWKRYFSSPEEAHDLHRNLAIGTGILRLYMRQSNNDLRRALYKYLGARDDRYADKVIESAVAFKASVLSNLLK from the coding sequence ATGATCCGACACCCTGGAGGCCTGACAATCGCGGCTGAGGACGGATCACAGGCAAGAAGGGCCATGCTCGCCTTCCTTCTTTTCGTCGCCTTCCTCGCGTACCCCAGCGCCCGCGGGTTCTGCGGACCCGCCGGGAACCACAACGAAGGAATGGAAAGACTCCGGTCTGAGATCCAGGCAATGAAAGACCGTAACCCCGACAAGTACCGAGATTTTCAGCATGCCCTCCGGCACATCCGCAAGATGAACAGGCGGCAAAAAGAAGGGACATCCCTCATCGTCGCCAAAGCTCTGGTAGATCACGTTCACTGGGAGAGATACCGGTTCTCCTCCGAGGAGCACCGGCTCAATTTCCTCTCCGTACTCATGGGCATCGTACACGTCGAAAGCGGCTTCAACCCGGCGGCCATAAGCAACAGGAATGCGCGGGGCCTCATGCAGGTGCACTGGCCCACGTGGAAGCGGTATTTCTCCTCACCCGAGGAGGCGCACGACCTTCACAGGAACCTGGCCATCGGGACGGGAATTCTCCGTCTCTACATGCGCCAGTCAAACAACGATCTGCGCCGCGCCCTGTACAAATACCTCGGGGCAAGAGACGACCGGTACGCCGACAAGGTCATTGAAAGCGCCGTCGCATTCAAGGCCAGCGTCTTATCTAACCTTTTGAAATGA